One region of Streptomyces sp. NBC_00442 genomic DNA includes:
- a CDS encoding polyketide synthase gives MNSPVGNHRSDSERQLSAWCGSSVDVPSLAVHELFEQTARGTAGPGVRGGADAIAVVDGERLLTYGQLDALADRVADWLLSAGVRPGEPVALCMRRSPGLFAAMLGVLKSGACYVPLDAGDPEERLRYVVEQAGIGVFVTDGSRQLPSVARETLVVDEQWCAADPSDAGGERGEADGERAERPAADPSAAAYVIYTSGSTGRPKGVAMSHRSLVNMLTWHDRTRPGSCGSRTAQFCAVSFDFSFHEIFSTLCFGGTLVLADEDVRRDSFALVDFLAAQRVERLFVPVTALTQLAEAALTNTAPLALAEVITTGERLVITPAMADLFRRTGALLHNHFGATEFQDATTRTLEGDPAQWPTTVPAGLPIDNVRVYVLDAELRQVPAGTEGELCVAGAGVAGGYLGRPDLTAERFVDDPFGEGLLYRTGDLARAADDGGIEHLGRMDDQVKIRGMRIEPGEIEAVLAAHPDVREAVVLAHEVGGHKRLVAHLVAREGVARDQLPKRLHTHLSDRLPRHMVPEAYLVRDAMPLTSSGKTDRRGLTAPEVFARLDGPAPSRAGSPTERLVSEVLRAVLRLDAVGPDDNFFDIGGTSLHLMEVQRRLSETLGRAFSVVDLFRHPTVRGLAAHLDEDGTSGAAASRPARGPAPAAGADIAVIGMAGRFPGAGDLETFWRNLRDGVESVTQLSAAELDQADARLAGHPDYVRAGAVLPDIELFDADFFQITAKEAALVDPQQRVFLECAWEAFENAGYVPGDDRGPVGVFAGSSLSTYLMNNLNPHYGHPANGPFIEADMLQFQLKLGNDRNYLPTRVSYKLDLRGPSINVQTACSTSLVALHLACRSLRSGESAMALAGGVSIVVPQKGGYLHEEGMIRSRDGHCRAFDAEAEGTLFGNGCGVVLLKRLDEAVADGDNIIAVIKGSAVNNDGSDKVGFTAPSVTRQADVIREALADAGVDAASVGYVEAHGTGTAVGDPIEVAALTEAFRESSAGLAPQSCAIGSVKTNIGHLDEAAGIAGLVKAALAVEHRTLPPSLHFTSPNPRIDFASGPFFVNTTTTAWESDGAPRRAGVSSFGMGGTNCHVVLEEAPEPPPAAPREPGSGRPRLLALSARGPQALRELAGRYLRHLDEHPELPFGDVCFTAAAGRTVFDHRLAVVARDGREARAALEVAATNGPAGPDADARAATGTRTGARTAGRTAFVFSGQGSQYAGMGRELYATQPVFRAALDRCAGLLEGQLERPLLEVLFPAEGDSSPVDETAYAQPALFAVEFALAELWEAWGVRPDVMIGHSLGEYVAACRAGVFSLRDALTLVAERGRLMQALPAGGRMVSVALAEAEVAPLIAPYREHVSVAAVNAAASTVVSGRGDAVEEIVAALTEHGVRHRELTVSHAFHSPSMEPMLARFAQAAERVDYAAPSTPVVSNVTGEIIGEEMAHASYWVEHVMRPVRFADGVAAMARAGAEVFVEISPRPTLLQFVAAELGDTPALLAPSLRPGREEAQLLEAVRDMWQAGLHVDLPRLYAPGEHRRRALPTYPWQRQRHWIDAPAAVPATAAPAASGEQPLIGRPVDLADSDEVRFQSVVGARHLPWLGDHRVFQTIVMPGVAYLSTAFAAGQEAFGSEGVELRDFFIHRAMTFSDEHADRDAQIVLKPDGEGAHGLGIFSRPSGAGARPWTLHISGSLAPAPAGRPGGREGERAAESLESLRARFTGEIPVEDIYQGEREREIDLGPLFWATERLWREDQKCLARIALPPELRAEASRYRIHPVLLEACFLALTVTYPEKYGRRTYVPVGVERLLFHERVGTHAWCHARLRPADSDDPETLHGDVDLYDADGRVVLTMEGVLLKRAHRQAMVGRPDAAWQQWLYRASWTPEPPAAGSAAGPKRWLVLSEGPAAHALADTARGNGVDCVVVDPAGAEGPDAFARLLDGAGGEPDLVVAAWPADAAAAPSSQEALDHSVRMLHLAQALIARGGDAGRLRVVTRGAQAVADQEVRDPAQAALWGLGRVIGLEQVDLGYAQIDLDPALPAAEQAGVLAAELNRAGATDEDQIAYRGGIRHVARLVRTAPGAEGPGSGGANGPRADGSYLITGGLGGLGLETARLLHERGARHLVLLGRGAPQEAAEEVLAGLRAAGTRVETVAADVADEAQLAACLRMIAEDPELPPLRGVLHLAGALDDGVLHQQSAGRFERVFAAKARGAWLLHRLTEGLPLDFFVMFSSVSSALGAPGQSNYAAANAYVDGLASYRRGLGLPALAVQWGSWAETGMSARLGLDSKLERIGEGVIPKQQGVDALGALLGARPESAAVAVLPIQWPRFMEHQVGPVPFLSGFRQRPAAGRPAAPAETFQERLAATEPGRRRALLADQVWEQVLQSLGSDRGLEPDAGFFSLGLDSLGSIELRNRLQTALGCRLGQTVVFDYPTLSSLTGHLWDVVGIADDDAEDAARADHPDTTDTGTDTTGTATDAGTAAGASGTTDDIGDGSVDDVARLLARKLGIGNIDHA, from the coding sequence ATGAACAGCCCGGTCGGCAACCACCGTTCCGACTCCGAACGCCAGTTGAGCGCGTGGTGCGGCAGCTCGGTCGATGTGCCTTCCCTCGCCGTCCATGAGCTTTTCGAACAGACGGCCCGTGGCACCGCGGGACCCGGTGTGCGGGGCGGCGCCGACGCGATCGCCGTCGTGGACGGGGAGCGCCTGTTGACCTATGGTCAACTCGACGCGCTGGCCGACCGCGTGGCCGACTGGCTGCTGTCCGCCGGCGTGCGCCCGGGAGAGCCCGTCGCCCTGTGCATGCGGCGGTCCCCCGGCCTGTTCGCCGCGATGCTCGGCGTCCTCAAGTCGGGTGCCTGCTATGTCCCGTTGGACGCAGGGGACCCGGAGGAGCGGCTGCGCTACGTCGTGGAGCAGGCCGGGATCGGCGTGTTCGTCACGGACGGATCGCGCCAACTTCCGTCTGTGGCACGTGAAACGCTGGTCGTCGACGAGCAGTGGTGCGCCGCGGACCCGTCGGATGCGGGCGGGGAGCGCGGGGAAGCGGACGGGGAGCGCGCGGAGCGTCCCGCCGCCGACCCGAGCGCCGCGGCCTACGTCATCTACACCTCGGGATCGACCGGGCGCCCCAAGGGCGTCGCCATGTCCCACCGGTCCCTGGTCAACATGCTGACCTGGCACGACCGCACCAGGCCCGGCAGCTGTGGCTCCCGTACCGCCCAGTTCTGCGCGGTGAGCTTCGACTTCTCCTTCCACGAGATCTTCTCGACGCTGTGCTTCGGCGGCACCCTCGTGCTGGCCGACGAGGACGTACGGCGCGACTCCTTCGCACTGGTCGACTTCCTCGCCGCGCAGCGCGTCGAGCGTCTCTTCGTGCCCGTCACCGCCCTCACCCAGCTCGCCGAGGCGGCCCTGACGAACACCGCTCCCCTGGCCCTCGCCGAAGTGATCACGACGGGCGAGCGCCTGGTGATCACCCCGGCGATGGCCGACCTGTTCCGGCGCACCGGTGCGCTGCTGCACAACCACTTCGGGGCGACCGAATTCCAGGACGCCACCACCCGCACCCTCGAAGGCGACCCGGCCCAGTGGCCCACGACCGTGCCGGCCGGCCTGCCCATCGACAACGTTCGCGTGTACGTCCTGGACGCGGAGCTGCGCCAGGTGCCGGCCGGCACCGAGGGCGAGCTGTGCGTCGCGGGCGCCGGTGTGGCGGGCGGCTACCTCGGGCGGCCGGATCTGACCGCCGAGCGGTTCGTCGACGACCCGTTCGGGGAGGGCCTGCTCTACCGCACGGGCGACCTCGCCCGCGCCGCCGACGACGGCGGGATCGAGCACCTGGGCCGGATGGACGACCAGGTCAAGATCCGGGGCATGCGCATCGAGCCCGGCGAGATCGAGGCGGTGCTCGCGGCTCACCCGGACGTACGGGAGGCCGTCGTCCTGGCCCACGAGGTCGGGGGCCACAAGCGACTGGTGGCGCATCTGGTGGCACGCGAGGGCGTCGCCCGCGACCAGCTGCCCAAGCGCCTGCACACCCACCTCTCCGACCGGCTGCCGCGCCACATGGTGCCCGAGGCCTACCTCGTACGGGACGCGATGCCGCTGACGTCGAGCGGCAAGACGGACCGTCGGGGCCTCACCGCGCCCGAGGTCTTCGCACGCCTCGACGGGCCCGCGCCGTCGCGTGCCGGCTCGCCCACCGAACGGCTCGTCTCCGAGGTCCTCCGGGCCGTCCTGCGGCTCGACGCGGTCGGGCCCGACGACAACTTCTTCGACATCGGCGGGACCTCTCTGCACCTGATGGAGGTCCAGCGCCGCCTCTCCGAGACGCTCGGGCGTGCCTTCTCCGTGGTCGACCTGTTCCGCCACCCCACGGTGCGGGGCCTCGCCGCCCACCTCGATGAGGACGGGACGAGCGGTGCGGCCGCGTCCCGGCCCGCGCGCGGGCCCGCGCCGGCGGCGGGCGCCGACATCGCGGTGATCGGCATGGCGGGCCGTTTCCCCGGAGCCGGTGACCTGGAGACGTTCTGGCGGAACCTGCGCGACGGCGTGGAGTCCGTCACCCAGCTGTCCGCGGCCGAACTCGACCAGGCGGACGCCCGGTTGGCCGGCCACCCCGACTACGTCAGGGCCGGCGCGGTGCTGCCCGACATCGAGCTGTTCGACGCGGACTTCTTCCAGATCACCGCCAAGGAGGCCGCCCTCGTCGACCCCCAGCAGCGGGTGTTCCTCGAATGCGCCTGGGAGGCGTTCGAGAACGCCGGGTACGTGCCGGGCGACGACCGCGGCCCGGTCGGCGTCTTCGCCGGGTCCAGCCTGAGCACGTACCTGATGAACAACCTCAACCCGCACTACGGCCACCCGGCGAACGGCCCGTTCATCGAGGCCGACATGCTCCAGTTCCAGCTGAAGCTCGGCAACGACCGCAACTACCTGCCGACCCGCGTCTCGTACAAGCTCGACCTGCGGGGCCCCAGCATCAACGTCCAGACGGCCTGCTCCACCTCGCTGGTCGCCCTGCACCTCGCCTGCCGCAGCCTGCGGTCGGGGGAGAGCGCGATGGCGCTGGCCGGAGGCGTGTCGATCGTGGTGCCGCAGAAGGGCGGCTACCTCCACGAAGAGGGCATGATCCGTTCGCGCGACGGCCACTGCCGGGCGTTCGACGCCGAGGCGGAAGGCACCCTGTTCGGCAACGGCTGCGGTGTGGTGCTGCTCAAGCGGCTCGACGAGGCCGTGGCGGACGGCGACAACATCATCGCCGTGATCAAGGGCTCGGCGGTCAACAACGACGGCTCGGACAAGGTCGGCTTCACCGCGCCGAGCGTCACGCGCCAGGCCGACGTGATCCGGGAGGCGCTCGCCGACGCGGGCGTCGACGCGGCGAGCGTCGGCTACGTCGAGGCCCACGGGACCGGTACGGCGGTGGGCGACCCGATCGAGGTCGCCGCCCTCACCGAGGCGTTCCGGGAGAGCTCCGCGGGGCTCGCGCCACAGTCGTGCGCGATCGGATCGGTCAAGACCAACATCGGCCATCTCGACGAGGCCGCGGGAATCGCCGGACTGGTGAAGGCCGCGCTGGCCGTCGAACACCGCACGCTCCCGCCGAGCCTGCACTTCACGTCCCCCAACCCCCGGATCGACTTCGCATCGGGCCCGTTCTTCGTCAACACGACGACCACCGCGTGGGAATCCGACGGCGCTCCGCGGCGGGCCGGCGTCAGTTCCTTCGGCATGGGCGGCACCAACTGCCACGTCGTGCTCGAAGAGGCACCCGAGCCCCCGCCCGCCGCCCCGCGCGAACCCGGGAGCGGCCGCCCGCGGCTGCTCGCGCTGAGCGCCCGCGGCCCCCAGGCCCTGCGCGAGCTGGCCGGCCGCTACCTCCGACACCTCGACGAACATCCCGAACTCCCCTTCGGCGACGTGTGTTTCACCGCCGCCGCGGGACGCACGGTGTTCGACCACCGCCTCGCCGTCGTCGCCCGTGACGGCCGGGAGGCACGGGCCGCGCTCGAGGTGGCGGCCACGAACGGCCCCGCAGGACCGGACGCCGACGCGCGCGCCGCCACCGGCACGCGCACCGGCGCTCGCACGGCCGGTCGCACCGCGTTCGTGTTCAGCGGGCAGGGATCGCAGTACGCGGGCATGGGCCGCGAGCTGTACGCGACGCAGCCCGTCTTCCGGGCCGCCCTCGACCGCTGCGCCGGGCTCCTGGAGGGCCAGCTGGAGCGCCCGCTCCTCGAGGTGCTGTTCCCCGCCGAGGGCGACAGCTCCCCGGTGGACGAGACCGCGTACGCCCAACCCGCCCTGTTCGCCGTCGAGTTCGCGCTCGCCGAGCTGTGGGAGGCGTGGGGGGTGCGCCCCGACGTGATGATCGGGCACAGCCTCGGCGAGTACGTCGCGGCCTGCCGGGCCGGAGTCTTCTCGCTCAGGGACGCCCTGACGCTGGTCGCCGAGCGCGGCCGCCTGATGCAGGCGCTGCCCGCCGGCGGCCGGATGGTCTCGGTGGCCCTTGCGGAGGCCGAGGTCGCACCGCTCATCGCCCCGTACCGCGAGCACGTCTCCGTCGCCGCGGTGAACGCCGCCGCGTCCACCGTCGTGTCCGGCCGGGGCGACGCCGTCGAGGAGATCGTCGCCGCCCTCACCGAGCACGGCGTCAGGCACCGTGAGCTGACCGTCTCGCACGCCTTCCACTCGCCGTCGATGGAGCCGATGCTGGCTCGGTTCGCGCAGGCCGCCGAGCGGGTCGACTACGCGGCGCCGAGCACGCCCGTCGTCTCCAACGTCACCGGCGAGATCATCGGTGAGGAGATGGCGCACGCCTCCTACTGGGTCGAGCACGTCATGCGGCCCGTGCGGTTCGCCGACGGCGTGGCCGCGATGGCCCGCGCCGGCGCCGAGGTCTTCGTGGAGATCTCGCCCCGGCCCACCCTGCTGCAGTTCGTCGCCGCCGAGCTCGGTGACACCCCCGCGCTCCTGGCACCGAGCCTGCGCCCCGGCCGCGAAGAGGCCCAACTGCTGGAAGCGGTAAGGGACATGTGGCAGGCCGGCCTGCATGTCGACCTGCCGCGCCTGTACGCGCCCGGGGAGCACCGGCGTCGCGCGCTGCCCACCTACCCGTGGCAGCGGCAGCGGCACTGGATCGACGCACCCGCGGCGGTGCCCGCCACCGCCGCTCCCGCCGCGTCCGGGGAGCAGCCCCTGATCGGGCGGCCCGTGGACCTGGCCGACAGCGACGAGGTCCGCTTCCAGTCGGTGGTGGGAGCGCGGCACCTGCCGTGGCTCGGCGACCACCGGGTGTTCCAGACCATCGTGATGCCCGGCGTGGCCTATCTGTCGACCGCGTTCGCCGCGGGGCAGGAGGCCTTCGGCAGCGAGGGCGTCGAGCTGCGGGACTTCTTCATCCACCGGGCCATGACCTTCTCCGACGAACACGCCGACCGGGACGCCCAGATCGTCCTGAAGCCGGACGGCGAGGGGGCGCACGGACTCGGGATCTTCTCCCGCCCGTCCGGCGCCGGCGCGCGGCCCTGGACGCTGCACATCTCGGGAAGCCTCGCCCCCGCCCCCGCGGGACGGCCCGGCGGCCGGGAAGGGGAGCGCGCCGCCGAGTCGCTGGAGAGCCTGCGGGCGCGTTTCACCGGCGAGATCCCGGTCGAGGACATCTACCAGGGCGAGCGGGAGCGCGAGATCGACCTGGGCCCGCTGTTCTGGGCCACCGAACGGCTGTGGCGCGAGGATCAGAAATGCCTGGCGCGGATCGCCCTGCCGCCGGAACTGCGCGCCGAGGCCTCGCGCTACCGGATCCACCCCGTCCTGCTGGAGGCCTGCTTCCTGGCGCTGACGGTGACGTACCCCGAGAAGTACGGGCGCCGCACCTATGTGCCGGTCGGTGTGGAGCGGCTCCTGTTCCACGAGCGGGTCGGCACCCACGCGTGGTGCCACGCCCGGCTGCGGCCCGCCGACAGCGACGACCCCGAGACCCTGCACGGCGACGTGGACCTGTACGACGCCGACGGGCGGGTCGTCCTCACCATGGAGGGCGTGCTCCTCAAGCGGGCGCACCGCCAAGCCATGGTGGGCCGCCCCGACGCCGCCTGGCAGCAGTGGCTGTACCGCGCCTCCTGGACGCCCGAGCCGCCGGCCGCCGGCTCCGCCGCGGGCCCCAAGCGCTGGCTCGTCCTGTCCGAAGGGCCGGCCGCGCACGCGCTGGCCGACACGGCGCGCGGCAACGGTGTCGACTGCGTGGTCGTGGACCCGGCAGGCGCCGAGGGCCCTGACGCGTTCGCGCGGCTGCTCGACGGGGCGGGGGGCGAGCCGGACCTGGTCGTGGCCGCCTGGCCCGCGGACGCGGCGGCGGCCCCCTCGTCGCAGGAGGCGCTCGACCACAGCGTGCGGATGCTGCACCTGGCGCAGGCGCTGATCGCCCGCGGCGGGGACGCCGGCAGGCTCCGCGTCGTGACCCGGGGCGCACAGGCCGTCGCGGACCAGGAGGTACGCGATCCGGCGCAGGCCGCGCTGTGGGGTCTGGGCCGCGTGATCGGCCTGGAGCAGGTGGACCTGGGGTACGCGCAGATCGACCTCGACCCGGCCCTGCCCGCCGCGGAGCAGGCCGGGGTGCTCGCCGCGGAGCTGAACCGCGCCGGCGCGACGGACGAGGACCAGATCGCCTACCGCGGCGGGATACGGCACGTGGCGCGGCTGGTCAGGACGGCGCCCGGCGCCGAGGGCCCCGGCTCCGGCGGCGCCAACGGCCCGCGCGCGGACGGCAGTTACCTGATCACCGGAGGCCTCGGCGGGCTCGGACTGGAAACGGCCCGGCTGCTGCACGAGCGCGGCGCACGCCATCTGGTCCTCCTCGGGCGCGGCGCGCCGCAGGAGGCCGCCGAAGAGGTGCTGGCCGGGCTGCGCGCCGCCGGGACCCGCGTGGAGACCGTCGCGGCGGACGTCGCCGACGAGGCGCAGCTCGCCGCGTGCCTACGCATGATCGCCGAGGACCCGGAGCTGCCCCCGCTGCGCGGAGTGCTGCACCTGGCCGGGGCCCTGGACGACGGGGTGCTGCACCAGCAGTCGGCCGGGCGCTTCGAGCGGGTCTTCGCGGCCAAGGCGCGCGGCGCCTGGCTGCTGCACCGGCTGACCGAGGGCCTGCCGCTGGACTTCTTCGTGATGTTCTCCTCGGTGTCCTCCGCGCTCGGCGCCCCCGGGCAGTCCAACTACGCCGCGGCCAACGCCTATGTGGACGGCCTCGCCTCCTACCGGCGCGGCCTCGGCCTGCCGGCGCTCGCCGTGCAGTGGGGCTCCTGGGCCGAGACCGGAATGAGCGCCCGGCTGGGCCTCGACAGCAAGCTGGAGCGGATCGGCGAAGGGGTCATCCCGAAGCAGCAGGGCGTCGACGCGCTCGGCGCGCTGCTCGGGGCGCGCCCGGAAAGCGCCGCGGTCGCGGTGCTGCCGATCCAGTGGCCCCGGTTCATGGAGCACCAGGTCGGCCCGGTGCCGTTCCTGTCGGGGTTCCGGCAGCGGCCCGCGGCCGGCCGGCCCGCCGCCCCCGCCGAGACGTTCCAGGAACGGCTCGCGGCGACGGAGCCGGGACGCCGCCGTGCGCTGCTCGCCGACCAGGTGTGGGAGCAGGTGCTGCAGAGCCTCGGCTCGGACCGCGGTCTGGAGCCGGACGCGGGTTTCTTCTCGCTCGGCCTGGACTCCCTCGGCTCCATCGAACTGCGCAACAGGCTCCAGACCGCGCTGGGTTGCCGCCTCGGCCAGACGGTGGTCTTCGACTACCCGACGCTGTCCTCGCTCACCGGCCACCTGTGGGACGTGGTCGGCATCGCCGACGACGACGCCGAGGACGCCGCCCGCGCCGACCACCCCGACACCACGGACACCGGCACGGACACCACCGGCACCGCAACGGACGCCGGCACCGCCGCCGGCGCCTCCGGCACCACCGACGACATCGGCGACGGGTCCGTGGACGACGTGGCTCGACTGCTGGCCAGGAAGCTCGGGATCGGGAACATCGACCATGCATGA